The following proteins come from a genomic window of Anopheles ziemanni chromosome 3, idAnoZiCoDA_A2_x.2, whole genome shotgun sequence:
- the LOC131284048 gene encoding probable RNA 2'-phosphotransferase produces the protein MSTRRGAQGSRHCAGITPQKFSWMLRHSPVLAKHMDADGFISFALLEESCPGVNRNRMLEIVAQDTKGRYEVRGEAVRAVNGHSVLFCESYDVIDPPEFLFHATNDKALPLILSDGLKRMGRHYIHMYDAPPPKTSVRYRILRIRPPKAHTFYRTKNGYVLCRQDIAAEYLEIWD, from the coding sequence ATGAGTACGAGAAGAGGAGCTCAAGGTAGTCGTCACTGTGCCGGCATAACACCTCAAAAATTTTCTTGGATGCTGCGTCATTCGCCTGTTCTAGCAAAACATATGGATGCTGACGGTTTCATTAGCTTCGCTTTGCTAGAAGAAAGTTGTCCCGGCGTTAATCGAAATCGTATGTTGGAAATTGTAGCACAAGATACAAAGGGACGTTATGAAGTACGGGGCGAAGCGGTACGTGCAGTGAATGGCCACAGTGTGCTATTCTGTGAGAGCTATGATGTCATCGATCCACCGGAGTTTCTATTTCATGCAACGAATGATAAAGCACTGCCACTTATTCTGAGTGATGGATTAAAACGCATGGGAAGACATTATATCCATATGTATGATGCACCACCCCCTAAAACGTCGGTGCGTTATAGAATACTACGAATAAGGCCCCCAAAAGCGCACACGTTCTATCGGACGAAAAACGGTTACGTTCTATGCCGGCAGGATATAGCAGCGGAATATTTGGAAATTTGGGACTAA